Proteins encoded in a region of the Pseudomonas syringae KCTC 12500 genome:
- a CDS encoding beta-glucosidase, producing MNKRKMIGAHSALALLALAVSQVHAADPTVQQGREDRAEKAAQKTLAKMTMEEKLAYIGGTGGWDVKPLTNYGVPQIHGADGGVGVRYTSEGNDQGVVYPSGPNLAATFNPRRAIDLGRALGYDTAVGGYQFITGPGVNLYRMPFGGRAFEYLSGEDPFLGASLAPGVINGIQSRGVWANAKHYAANDQESNRFNLNQTMPERVLREMSLPAFESSSKNGNVAMMMCAFQKVNGEFACESEHLIAQILKKEWGFKGFVQSDYNAVVHGFNAARAGTDLDMMGYQMNSSVLKPHLDAGDLSAATIDDKVRRILKQIYLYKFDSKTPLTTHNMNSSTSNKVALNAAREGIVLLKNQDNLLPLDKQKVKKIAVVGTLAKYSPPTGFGSANVMASHYVSELSGLQQIAPNAKVDFIEGLSLDPSTSAWTTTDATGNEVQGMKAEYFSNTNWSGDAAVTRTEKHVDLDWANDKNLPFESNTSTSDPYTTKGSTAGQLNGDTSSTSIRYTGKVTPTQSGEQVFKVRADGAVRLWVNGKKIIDNGDGKPLPGNSIPPTIPEFAKINLEAGQSYDVKLEYSRRAGYLSTMGGLVGVQLSSASLNAPQDLSGYDAVVVAVGNSNEYEGEGFDHSFDLPEFQNELIQNIAKVNPNTVVTMYGGTGLKMSDWIEQVPAALHAFYPGQNGGQALAEILFGKVNPSGKLPISIERNIEDNPAYASFPKFDNQNTLTDMDYKDDLLLGYRGYEKKGIKPLYPFGYGMSYTTFGYSNIKVTPGVAVGNTPIKVSFDLSNTGKVGGSEVAQLYVGQQNPKVERPIKELKGYKKVFLKPGESKRVTIELNDRSLAYFDEKSKQWVVDADTFNISLGSSSQDIRLNAKLVNSFRQELSTTTSNPLPRSALNSVLVEKPPVKTGGVFKQTVE from the coding sequence ATGAACAAGCGAAAGATGATAGGCGCGCATTCGGCGCTGGCCTTGCTGGCATTGGCAGTATCCCAGGTGCACGCCGCTGACCCGACCGTACAACAAGGGCGTGAAGATCGCGCCGAAAAAGCCGCACAGAAAACCCTGGCCAAGATGACCATGGAAGAAAAGCTGGCCTACATTGGCGGCACCGGCGGCTGGGACGTCAAGCCACTGACCAACTACGGCGTCCCGCAGATCCATGGCGCTGACGGCGGTGTGGGCGTGCGCTACACCAGCGAAGGCAACGATCAGGGTGTTGTCTACCCGTCCGGCCCTAACCTGGCCGCCACCTTCAACCCGCGTCGTGCCATCGACCTCGGCCGTGCGCTGGGCTATGACACTGCCGTCGGCGGCTACCAGTTCATCACTGGCCCCGGCGTCAACCTGTACCGCATGCCGTTCGGCGGCCGTGCGTTCGAATACCTCTCCGGTGAAGACCCGTTCCTCGGCGCCAGCCTGGCACCAGGTGTCATCAACGGTATCCAGTCTCGTGGTGTATGGGCCAACGCCAAGCACTACGCGGCTAACGATCAGGAAAGCAACCGCTTCAATCTGAACCAGACAATGCCAGAGCGCGTGCTGCGCGAAATGTCGCTGCCTGCGTTCGAATCGTCGTCGAAAAACGGCAACGTGGCGATGATGATGTGCGCTTTCCAGAAAGTGAACGGTGAGTTCGCCTGCGAAAGCGAGCACCTGATCGCCCAGATCCTGAAGAAGGAATGGGGCTTCAAAGGCTTCGTACAGAGCGACTACAACGCTGTCGTTCACGGTTTCAACGCTGCCCGCGCCGGTACCGATCTGGACATGATGGGCTACCAGATGAACAGCTCCGTGCTGAAGCCGCATCTGGACGCCGGCGACCTGAGCGCTGCGACCATCGACGACAAGGTCCGTCGTATTCTCAAGCAGATCTACCTGTACAAGTTCGACAGCAAGACGCCGCTGACCACGCACAACATGAACAGCTCGACCAGCAACAAGGTTGCTCTGAACGCTGCGCGTGAAGGTATCGTATTGCTGAAAAACCAGGACAACCTGCTGCCGCTGGACAAGCAGAAAGTCAAGAAAATCGCCGTTGTCGGCACCCTGGCCAAGTACTCGCCACCGACCGGTTTCGGCAGCGCCAACGTCATGGCCAGCCATTACGTCAGCGAATTGAGCGGTCTGCAGCAAATCGCGCCTAACGCCAAGGTCGACTTCATCGAAGGCCTGTCGCTGGACCCAAGCACCAGTGCCTGGACCACCACCGACGCAACTGGCAATGAAGTCCAAGGCATGAAGGCCGAGTACTTCAGCAACACCAACTGGTCTGGCGATGCCGCTGTCACCCGCACCGAGAAGCACGTTGACTTGGACTGGGCCAACGACAAGAACCTGCCGTTCGAAAGCAACACTTCGACGTCCGATCCGTACACCACCAAAGGCTCGACCGCTGGCCAGTTGAATGGCGATACATCGTCCACTTCGATTCGCTACACCGGCAAGGTCACCCCGACCCAGAGCGGCGAGCAAGTGTTCAAGGTGCGTGCCGACGGCGCCGTGCGTCTGTGGGTCAACGGCAAGAAAATCATCGACAACGGTGACGGCAAGCCGCTTCCGGGCAACAGCATTCCGCCTACCATTCCAGAGTTCGCCAAGATCAACCTGGAAGCGGGCCAGTCTTACGACGTGAAGCTCGAGTACTCGCGTCGTGCCGGCTACCTGTCGACCATGGGCGGCCTGGTAGGTGTGCAGTTGAGCTCCGCCTCGCTGAACGCTCCTCAGGACCTGTCCGGCTATGACGCCGTCGTGGTTGCCGTAGGTAACAGCAACGAATACGAAGGCGAAGGTTTCGACCACAGCTTCGATCTGCCTGAGTTCCAGAACGAGCTGATCCAGAACATCGCCAAGGTCAACCCCAATACCGTGGTGACCATGTATGGCGGTACGGGTCTGAAGATGAGCGACTGGATCGAACAGGTTCCAGCAGCGCTGCACGCCTTCTACCCAGGTCAGAACGGTGGTCAGGCCCTGGCCGAGATCCTGTTCGGCAAGGTCAACCCGTCGGGCAAACTGCCGATCAGTATCGAACGCAACATCGAAGACAACCCGGCTTACGCTTCCTTCCCGAAATTCGACAATCAGAACACTCTGACCGACATGGATTACAAGGATGACCTGCTGCTGGGTTATCGCGGATACGAGAAGAAAGGCATCAAGCCGCTCTACCCGTTCGGTTACGGTATGTCGTACACCACGTTCGGCTACAGCAACATTAAGGTGACGCCAGGCGTCGCGGTCGGCAACACGCCGATCAAGGTGTCCTTCGACCTGAGCAACACCGGCAAGGTCGGTGGTTCGGAAGTCGCCCAGCTGTACGTGGGCCAGCAGAACCCGAAAGTCGAGCGTCCGATCAAGGAACTCAAAGGCTACAAGAAGGTGTTCCTCAAGCCGGGTGAAAGCAAGCGTGTGACCATCGAGCTGAATGACCGCTCGCTGGCCTACTTCGATGAGAAGAGCAAGCAGTGGGTGGTCGATGCCGACACCTTCAACATCTCGCTCGGTTCGTCGTCGCAGGACATCCGCCTGAACGCCAAGCTGGTCAACTCGTTCCGTCAGGAACTGTCGACCACCACCAGCAACCCGCTGCCACGCTCCGCTCTGAACTCGGTTCTGGTCGAGAAACCACCGGTCAAGACCGGCGGTGTATTCAAGCAGACCGTTGAGTAA
- a CDS encoding LysR family transcriptional regulator: protein MRRLNLNHLHTFSLVVAHGSFSAAAECLHLTQPAVSLQVRQLEDQLKLQLIERVGKRLKPTSAGNVLLEHIARIDAVVEDALQALSSHASGIAGKIAIGTGATACIHLLPPMLQALRRRFPELDVRVSTGNTEGILKAVEENLVDLALVTLPASGRSLHITPLLEDEFVAIFASSQRPMPAHMTQERLSAQPLVVFEAGSSTRQLIDEWFLHAGIRVKPVMELGSIEAIKEMVAAGLGYSIVPRMAVAALHHRRGLQVLPLATALTRTLGIALRQDKPVSKALRQVLDALQDLKRS, encoded by the coding sequence ATGCGTCGGCTGAACCTCAATCACCTGCACACATTTTCGCTGGTCGTTGCCCATGGCAGTTTTTCTGCGGCGGCGGAGTGTTTACACCTGACCCAACCCGCGGTCAGCCTGCAGGTGCGACAGCTGGAAGATCAACTGAAGCTGCAACTGATCGAACGGGTCGGCAAACGCCTCAAACCTACCTCCGCAGGCAATGTACTGCTGGAGCATATCGCGCGCATCGATGCGGTGGTCGAAGACGCCCTGCAGGCGCTGTCCAGCCATGCCAGCGGCATTGCAGGAAAAATCGCCATCGGCACCGGCGCAACAGCGTGTATTCATCTGCTGCCGCCCATGTTGCAGGCGCTGCGTCGGCGTTTCCCCGAACTGGATGTGCGCGTCAGCACCGGCAACACCGAAGGCATCCTCAAGGCGGTCGAAGAAAACCTCGTGGATCTGGCGCTGGTCACCCTGCCCGCCTCTGGCCGCAGTCTGCACATCACGCCGCTGCTTGAAGATGAGTTCGTCGCGATTTTCGCCAGCAGCCAGCGACCGATGCCGGCACACATGACCCAGGAGCGCCTCAGCGCACAGCCGTTGGTCGTATTCGAAGCCGGCAGCAGCACGCGTCAGTTGATCGATGAATGGTTCCTGCATGCCGGGATCCGGGTAAAACCGGTCATGGAACTGGGCAGCATTGAAGCGATCAAGGAAATGGTCGCTGCAGGCCTGGGCTACAGCATCGTGCCGCGGATGGCCGTTGCTGCGCTGCACCATCGCCGCGGCCTGCAAGTGCTGCCCTTGGCAACAGCGCTGACTCGCACGCTGGGAATTGCCTTACGCCAGGACAAACCGGTCAGCAAAGCCCTGCGTCAGGTACTGGATGCGCTGCAAGACCTCAAAAGGTCATGA
- the gspF gene encoding type II secretion system inner membrane protein GspF, with protein MSLFKYRALDAQGAPQNGTLEARDQDAAIAALQKRGLMVLQVDAAGLGGLRRALGSGLLNGAALVSFTQQLATLLGAGQPLERSLGILLKQPGQPQTKALIERIREQVKAGKPLSVALEEEGSQFSPLYISMVRAGEAGGALESTLRQLSDYLERSQLLRGEVINALIYPAFLVVGVLGSLALLLAYVVPQFVPIFKDLGVPIPLITEVILNLGEFLSDYGLAVLAGLIALIWGMAIRMRDPQRRERRDRRLLGIRVIGPLLQRIEAARLTRTLGTLLTNGVALLQALVIARQVCTNRALQAQVEQAAESVKGGGTLASAFGAQPLLPDLALQMIEVGEQAGELDTMLMKVADVFDVEAKRGIDRMLAALVPALTVVMAGMVAVIMLAIMLPLMSLTSNI; from the coding sequence ATGAGCCTGTTCAAGTACCGCGCGCTGGATGCTCAGGGTGCGCCGCAGAATGGCACGCTGGAGGCCCGCGATCAGGACGCCGCCATTGCCGCGTTGCAGAAGCGTGGCCTGATGGTTTTGCAGGTCGATGCTGCCGGTCTGGGCGGTTTGCGTCGTGCGCTGGGCAGCGGTTTGCTCAATGGCGCGGCGCTGGTCAGCTTCACCCAGCAGCTCGCAACGTTGCTCGGCGCAGGCCAACCGTTGGAACGATCGCTTGGGATTCTGCTCAAACAGCCTGGACAACCGCAGACCAAAGCGTTGATCGAGCGCATCCGCGAACAGGTCAAGGCTGGCAAGCCGTTGTCCGTGGCACTTGAAGAAGAGGGCAGCCAGTTTTCGCCCCTCTATATAAGCATGGTCCGCGCCGGTGAAGCCGGTGGCGCACTGGAAAGTACGCTGCGCCAGCTGAGCGATTACCTGGAGCGCAGCCAGTTGCTGCGTGGCGAGGTGATCAACGCGCTGATCTATCCGGCCTTCCTGGTGGTAGGCGTGTTGGGTTCCCTGGCGCTGTTGCTGGCCTACGTGGTGCCGCAATTCGTACCGATCTTCAAGGATCTCGGCGTGCCGATTCCGTTGATCACCGAGGTTATTCTCAACCTCGGAGAGTTTTTGAGCGACTACGGGCTGGCGGTGCTGGCGGGCCTGATCGCGTTGATCTGGGGCATGGCCATTCGCATGCGCGACCCGCAGCGTCGCGAGCGCCGCGATCGCCGTTTGCTGGGCATTCGGGTGATCGGTCCTTTATTGCAGCGCATTGAGGCAGCACGTCTGACTCGAACCCTCGGGACGCTTTTGACCAATGGAGTGGCGTTGTTGCAGGCGCTGGTGATCGCTCGCCAGGTCTGTACCAATCGTGCCCTGCAGGCGCAGGTCGAGCAGGCGGCCGAGTCGGTCAAGGGTGGCGGTACGCTGGCCAGCGCATTTGGCGCGCAACCGCTGTTGCCGGATCTGGCGCTGCAAATGATCGAGGTCGGCGAACAGGCTGGCGAACTGGACACCATGCTGATGAAGGTCGCCGATGTGTTCGACGTCGAGGCCAAGCGCGGTATCGACCGCATGCTGGCCGCACTCGTACCGGCGCTGACGGTAGTGATGGCAGGCATGGTCGCGGTGATCATGCTGGCCATCATGCTGCCGCTGATGAGCCTGACCAGCAATATCTGA
- a CDS encoding TetR/AcrR family transcriptional regulator: MTRHDPTETGTAVTRQRRAPKGEKRREELLDAALQVFSLEGYTGASVAKVAAIVGISVAGLLHHFPSKISLLMGVLERRDEVNGRIAAEVRTDNTLTGLLGGLRAINRSNATAPGVVRAFSILNAESLLENQPAYEWFQTRYERIHAHLLGQFSALVERGEVRADVDLDKIIRQLLAMMDGLQIQWLRFPDQVDLVECFDTYIAQVDAAVRARP, translated from the coding sequence ATGACTCGGCATGACCCCACGGAAACGGGCACGGCAGTCACCCGACAGCGACGCGCGCCAAAGGGCGAAAAGCGCCGCGAAGAACTGCTCGATGCGGCACTGCAAGTGTTTTCCCTTGAAGGCTATACCGGCGCTTCAGTGGCCAAGGTAGCAGCCATCGTCGGTATTTCCGTTGCCGGATTGCTGCACCATTTTCCGAGCAAGATCTCGCTGCTGATGGGCGTGCTGGAGCGACGCGACGAGGTCAACGGCCGAATTGCTGCCGAAGTCCGCACCGATAACACCTTGACCGGTCTGCTCGGCGGCTTGCGCGCGATCAACCGCTCCAACGCCACGGCACCCGGCGTGGTACGAGCGTTTTCGATCCTCAATGCGGAAAGTCTGCTGGAAAACCAGCCTGCCTATGAATGGTTCCAGACGCGCTACGAGCGTATTCACGCGCACTTGCTGGGACAGTTTTCGGCCTTGGTGGAGCGCGGGGAGGTACGTGCGGATGTGGATCTGGACAAGATTATCCGGCAGCTTCTGGCGATGATGGATGGCTTGCAGATTCAGTGGTTACGCTTTCCCGATCAGGTGGATCTGGTCGAGTGTTTCGATACCTACATTGCGCAGGTCGATGCAGCGGTAAGGGCTCGTCCTTGA
- the solA gene encoding N-methyl-L-tryptophan oxidase: protein MQQRCKVAVLGLGAMGAATAYQLAKAGVDVIGIDRYDPPHTQGSSHGDTRITRLSAGEGPQYLPLVRSSQRIWRELEALSGESLFEQCGVLVMTSSPAYDPEDVNDFTHQTIALARAYGVRHEVLAAAAIRERFPQFAPVLDSAIGYFEPEGGFVRPERCIAVQLKLARQHGARLLTHETVTQLQAHGDQVQITTDKGSIIADKVVVSAGMWSAGLLGAPFSDLLRVCRQKLFWFELQHEAAFAAPSPSFILIHGPGDADVNYGFPPLPGENSMKVATEQYLETSAADRLDRTITAREEQEMFRTQVQGRIAGLTPKVVKSSVCAYTVTPDCHFIIDEHPHLKNVTVVSACSGHGFKHSAGLGLALAQRCIEGESDVDLSAFSLQRFARQC, encoded by the coding sequence ATGCAACAGCGTTGTAAAGTGGCCGTACTCGGCCTGGGTGCCATGGGTGCAGCCACTGCCTATCAACTGGCAAAGGCTGGAGTCGATGTGATTGGCATCGACCGCTACGACCCTCCGCACACACAAGGCTCCAGTCACGGCGATACCCGCATCACGCGGCTGTCGGCCGGTGAAGGTCCGCAATACCTGCCACTGGTACGCAGCTCGCAGCGCATCTGGCGCGAACTTGAAGCATTGAGCGGCGAGTCGCTGTTCGAGCAGTGCGGAGTGCTGGTGATGACTTCAAGCCCCGCTTACGATCCAGAGGACGTCAACGACTTCACCCATCAGACCATCGCGCTGGCCCGCGCTTATGGGGTGAGGCACGAGGTATTGGCGGCCGCAGCGATTCGCGAGCGCTTCCCTCAGTTCGCTCCTGTGCTGGATAGCGCCATCGGCTATTTCGAACCAGAGGGCGGATTCGTTCGGCCCGAGCGCTGCATCGCCGTACAGCTCAAGCTGGCAAGACAACACGGCGCACGTTTGCTGACCCACGAGACGGTCACGCAATTGCAGGCGCATGGCGATCAGGTACAAATCACCACCGACAAGGGCTCGATCATCGCCGACAAGGTCGTGGTCAGCGCGGGCATGTGGTCGGCCGGTTTACTCGGCGCACCGTTCAGCGACCTGCTGCGGGTGTGCCGGCAAAAGCTGTTCTGGTTCGAGTTGCAGCATGAGGCTGCCTTTGCTGCGCCGTCGCCAAGCTTCATCCTGATTCACGGGCCGGGCGACGCCGATGTCAATTACGGCTTCCCGCCGCTGCCCGGTGAAAACAGCATGAAGGTCGCCACTGAGCAATACCTCGAGACGTCAGCGGCTGACCGGTTGGACCGCACCATTACCGCGCGGGAAGAACAGGAAATGTTCCGCACTCAGGTGCAGGGCAGGATTGCGGGACTGACGCCAAAGGTGGTCAAGTCTTCGGTGTGCGCTTACACGGTCACGCCGGACTGCCACTTCATCATCGATGAACACCCGCACCTGAAAAATGTGACGGTGGTCTCAGCCTGTTCCGGCCACGGTTTCAAACATTCGGCCGGGCTCGGACTGGCGCTGGCGCAACGCTGTATCGAAGGCGAGAGCGATGTGGATCTCTCGGCCTTTTCACTGCAGCGTTTCGCCAGGCAGTGCTGA
- a CDS encoding GNAT family N-acetyltransferase, whose protein sequence is MTSTFDLRDARDDDMPAVQAIYADHVLHGISSFELEPPDLAELLQRRRMVLAKGLPYLVAERGGEIVGYGYVTPYRPRPGYRFTVEDSVYVRDGLGGQGIGQALLSALVQHCEAGGWRQMIAVIGNSQNIASLRLHERLGFRRVGVFESVGFKHGRWVDTVLMQRMLGEGWGSVPVERT, encoded by the coding sequence ATGACTTCAACCTTTGACCTGCGTGACGCCCGCGACGATGACATGCCTGCTGTACAGGCGATCTACGCTGACCACGTGCTGCACGGGATTTCCAGCTTCGAGCTGGAGCCGCCTGACCTGGCCGAATTGCTGCAGCGTCGTCGTATGGTCCTTGCGAAAGGCTTGCCGTATCTGGTCGCTGAGCGCGGCGGAGAAATTGTCGGCTATGGCTACGTTACGCCGTATCGGCCACGTCCAGGCTACCGCTTTACCGTCGAGGATTCTGTGTACGTGCGCGATGGACTCGGCGGTCAGGGGATCGGCCAGGCGCTGTTGAGTGCTCTGGTGCAGCACTGTGAAGCGGGCGGCTGGCGGCAGATGATTGCGGTTATCGGCAACAGCCAGAATATCGCGTCGTTGCGCCTGCATGAGCGTCTTGGCTTTCGCCGGGTCGGGGTGTTCGAATCGGTCGGTTTCAAGCATGGCCGCTGGGTAGACACGGTGCTGATGCAGCGCATGCTGGGCGAAGGTTGGGGAAGTGTTCCGGTGGAGCGCACCTGA
- a CDS encoding aldehyde dehydrogenase (NADP(+)): MPNILGQNFIAGGRSALGQSLQKSLDATTGEELPYSFHQATDGEIDAAALAAKAAFPEFRQLSPARRADFLDAIADELDGLGDDFVAIVCQETALPQARIQGERGRTSGQMRLFSKVLRRGDFVGARIDLALPDRKPLPRVDLRQYRIGVGPVAVFGASNFPLAFSTAGGDTAAALAAGCPVVFKAHSGHMATADLVASAIIRAAERTQMPKGVFNMIFGNGVGEGLVKHPAIQAVGFTGSLNGGNALCKMAAERPQPIPVFAEMSSINPVVLLPGALQARGETVAKELAGSVVMGAGQFCTNPGVVIGLRSPAFSTFIEQLTEQMGSQAPQTMLNAGGLRSYSKGVEHLLSHPGVTHLAGKPQEGKQAQAQLFKADVSLLLNGDQLLQEEVFGPTTLLIEVADDAQLKDALQALRGQLTATVIGEPADLSQYNWLQPILEEKVGRILFNGYPTGVEVCEAMVHGGPYPATSDARGTSVGTLAIDRFLRPVCYQNLADSQLPPALQNANPLGLRRLVNGEWSDQPVA, encoded by the coding sequence ATGCCTAACATTCTCGGCCAGAACTTCATCGCTGGCGGCCGCAGCGCTTTGGGCCAGAGCCTGCAAAAAAGCCTGGATGCCACCACGGGTGAAGAGCTGCCTTACAGCTTTCATCAGGCCACCGACGGCGAAATCGACGCCGCGGCACTGGCTGCCAAGGCTGCATTCCCGGAATTTCGTCAGCTGAGCCCGGCCCGTCGCGCGGATTTCCTCGACGCCATTGCTGATGAACTCGACGGGCTTGGCGATGACTTCGTCGCTATCGTCTGCCAGGAAACCGCTCTGCCCCAGGCGCGTATTCAGGGTGAGCGCGGGCGCACCAGCGGCCAGATGCGTCTGTTTTCCAAGGTCCTGCGCCGCGGTGATTTCGTCGGTGCACGTATCGACCTGGCGTTGCCAGATCGCAAGCCGTTGCCACGCGTCGACCTGCGCCAGTACCGCATCGGCGTGGGCCCGGTTGCTGTGTTCGGGGCAAGCAACTTCCCGCTGGCGTTTTCCACTGCGGGCGGTGATACCGCAGCAGCACTGGCCGCCGGTTGCCCGGTAGTATTCAAGGCGCACAGCGGTCACATGGCGACTGCCGATCTGGTGGCCAGCGCAATCATTCGCGCTGCCGAGCGTACGCAGATGCCCAAAGGCGTGTTCAACATGATCTTCGGCAACGGCGTCGGTGAAGGCCTGGTCAAGCACCCGGCCATCCAGGCGGTTGGTTTCACCGGCTCGCTGAACGGTGGCAACGCGCTGTGCAAAATGGCTGCCGAGCGTCCACAACCCATTCCGGTGTTTGCCGAGATGTCCAGTATCAATCCGGTCGTGCTGCTGCCAGGCGCCTTGCAGGCACGTGGTGAAACCGTGGCCAAGGAGCTTGCCGGCTCGGTGGTCATGGGTGCCGGTCAGTTCTGTACCAACCCCGGCGTGGTCATCGGCCTGCGCTCCCCGGCGTTCTCGACATTCATCGAGCAACTGACCGAACAGATGGGCAGTCAGGCTCCGCAGACCATGCTCAACGCGGGTGGCCTGCGCAGTTATAGCAAGGGCGTGGAACATCTGCTGTCGCATCCTGGCGTGACGCATCTGGCCGGCAAGCCTCAGGAAGGCAAGCAGGCGCAAGCGCAGTTGTTCAAGGCTGACGTGAGCCTGCTGCTGAACGGTGATCAATTGCTGCAAGAGGAAGTCTTCGGCCCGACCACGCTGCTGATCGAAGTCGCTGACGATGCGCAGTTGAAAGACGCGCTGCAAGCCTTGCGTGGTCAGCTGACTGCGACGGTGATCGGCGAGCCTGCGGACTTGAGCCAGTACAACTGGCTGCAACCGATTCTCGAAGAGAAAGTCGGGCGCATTCTGTTCAACGGCTACCCGACCGGTGTCGAGGTCTGCGAGGCCATGGTTCACGGCGGCCCGTACCCGGCCACCTCGGACGCACGCGGTACTTCGGTGGGCACCCTGGCCATCGACCGTTTCCTGCGCCCCGTGTGCTATCAGAACCTGGCGGACAGCCAGTTGCCACCTGCATTGCAGAACGCCAACCCGTTGGGCCTGCGTCGTCTGGTCAATGGCGAATGGAGTGATCAGCCTGTCGCGTAA
- the gspE gene encoding type II secretion system ATPase GspE, whose amino-acid sequence MPSAPVEVSRLLIPDAQQVCAWLIENAGLKTADLERAQRLQQESEGTELLGLLTRLGLVSEFELARAWAALLQAPLLLADAVPPLLDPLPPLTERFMRHYQVVPVGWSDQGLQVLSANPGTLYPFQAIAYACEVPVRLSIGPRNEVETLIERYYGQGRSAMGTLIENLDEEGGSLEDIEHLKDLASEAPVIRLVNLILQRAVEQRASDIHIEPFESQLKVRYRIDGVLHEAEAPPSSSSAAVISRVKIMARLDIAERRLPQDGRIMLRIQGKELDLRVSTVPTSFGESVVMRLLDRQTINFDFPSLGFDGERLDEFLDVLERPHGILLVTGPTGSGKTTTLYTALSRLNTAERKIITVEDPVEYQLEGINQIQVKPSIGLDFAGALRSIVRQDPDVIMIGEMRDLETCRIAIQSSLTGHLVLSTLHTNSAAASITRLLDMGVESYLIASTVNGILAQRLVRRLDPATREAFDAPPELIAEHGLERFTDERPIRLYRPRADAPGGGYRGRSAITELLVMNEELRSLLMRHADASTLEEAARRGGLRTLHEEGLRQAVAGVTSLEEVLRVTRGEGT is encoded by the coding sequence ATGCCGTCAGCTCCCGTCGAAGTTTCCCGTCTGCTCATTCCGGATGCCCAGCAGGTTTGCGCCTGGCTGATCGAAAATGCCGGTCTGAAAACGGCCGATCTGGAGCGCGCGCAGCGCTTGCAGCAGGAGTCGGAAGGCACTGAGTTGCTCGGGCTGCTGACGCGTCTGGGCCTGGTTTCCGAATTCGAACTGGCCCGCGCATGGGCGGCATTGCTGCAGGCACCGTTGTTGCTCGCCGATGCTGTACCACCGCTGCTGGACCCTTTGCCGCCGCTGACCGAACGCTTCATGCGCCACTATCAAGTCGTACCGGTAGGCTGGAGCGATCAGGGCCTGCAAGTGCTCAGCGCCAACCCTGGCACGCTGTACCCGTTTCAGGCCATCGCCTACGCCTGCGAGGTGCCGGTGCGACTGTCCATTGGCCCGCGCAACGAGGTTGAAACCCTTATCGAGCGCTACTACGGGCAGGGCCGCTCGGCGATGGGCACCCTGATCGAGAACCTGGATGAGGAGGGTGGCTCGCTGGAAGACATCGAGCACCTCAAGGACCTGGCCTCCGAAGCGCCGGTCATTCGTCTGGTCAACCTGATCCTGCAGCGCGCGGTCGAACAGCGTGCGTCAGACATTCATATCGAGCCCTTCGAGAGCCAGTTGAAGGTGCGCTATCGCATCGACGGTGTCTTGCACGAAGCCGAAGCACCGCCGTCCAGCTCTTCGGCGGCGGTGATTTCCAGGGTGAAGATCATGGCGCGGCTGGACATCGCCGAGCGTCGTCTGCCGCAGGATGGCCGGATCATGCTGCGTATCCAGGGCAAGGAGCTGGACCTGCGGGTATCGACAGTGCCCACCAGCTTTGGCGAATCGGTGGTCATGCGTCTGCTGGACCGGCAGACCATCAACTTCGATTTCCCGAGCCTGGGTTTCGATGGCGAACGGCTGGACGAATTTCTCGACGTGCTGGAGCGTCCGCACGGCATTCTGCTGGTTACCGGCCCGACCGGTTCCGGCAAGACCACCACGCTGTACACAGCGCTGTCACGGCTCAATACGGCCGAGCGCAAGATCATCACCGTTGAAGACCCGGTCGAGTATCAGCTCGAAGGTATCAACCAGATTCAGGTCAAGCCATCCATCGGCCTGGATTTCGCCGGAGCGCTGCGCTCCATCGTGCGTCAGGACCCGGATGTCATCATGATCGGTGAGATGCGCGACCTGGAAACCTGCCGTATTGCCATCCAGTCCTCGTTGACCGGTCACCTGGTGCTCTCGACCCTGCACACCAACAGCGCGGCGGCGAGTATTACCCGCTTGCTGGACATGGGCGTCGAAAGCTATCTGATCGCGTCGACGGTCAACGGAATTCTGGCTCAGCGTCTGGTGCGCCGCCTCGATCCGGCAACCCGTGAAGCCTTCGATGCGCCACCGGAGCTGATCGCCGAACACGGGCTGGAGCGTTTCACTGACGAGCGGCCGATCCGCCTGTATCGTCCACGTGCCGATGCGCCCGGCGGCGGCTATCGCGGCCGTAGTGCAATCACCGAACTGCTGGTGATGAACGAAGAGCTGCGCAGTCTTTTGATGCGCCACGCCGACGCCTCGACGCTGGAAGAGGCTGCCCGACGTGGTGGCTTGCGCACACTGCATGAAGAAGGCCTGCGTCAGGCCGTTGCAGGGGTGACTTCGCTGGAAGAGGTGCTGCGCGTCACCCGTGGTGAAGGCACATGA